A region from the Musa acuminata AAA Group cultivar baxijiao chromosome BXJ1-10, Cavendish_Baxijiao_AAA, whole genome shotgun sequence genome encodes:
- the LOC104000901 gene encoding tropinone reductase homolog At5g06060, translating to MGDAAGSSSGHATTRWSLGGMTALVTGGTRGIGHAVVEELAGLGASVHTCSRKEADLTECLRKWAAKGFRVTGSVCDLSSREQRDQLIREVSATFNGKLNILVNNVGTNIRKPTVEYSAEEYSFLMATNLESAYHLCQLAHPLLKASGMGSIVFISSVAGVVALSSGSIYAAAKAAMNQMTKNLACEWAKDNIRTNSVAPWYIKTKLVEHLLNDKDSLQRIIDRTPLRRVGEPEEVSSLVGYLCLPAASYITGQIISVDGGMTVNGFYPSG from the exons ATGGGAGACGCGGCGGGCAGCAGCAGCGGCCATGCGACCACGAGATGGTCTCTCGGAGGAATGACGGCCCTCGTCACGGGCGGAACCAGAGGAATCGG GCACGCGGTGGTGGAGGAATTGGCGGGGCTGGGCGCGTCGGTGCACACCTGCTCCCGCAAAGAGGCCGACCTCACCGAGTGCTTGAGGAAATGGGCGGCCAAAGGGTTTCGCGTCACCGGCTCCGTCTGCGACCTCTCCTCTAGGGAGCAAAGAGATCAGTTGATCCGGGAAGTTTCTGCGACCTTCAACGGGAAGCTCAACATACTT GTAAACAATGTTGGGACAAATATAAGGAAGCCGACTGTTGAATATAGCGCCGAAGAGTACTCATTCCTCATGGCCACAAATCTGGAATCTGCTTACCATTTGTGCCAACTTGCTCATCCTCTTCTTAAAGCATCGGGAATGGGAAGCATCGTGTTCATTTCTTCTGTTGCTGGGGTGGTAGCTCTAAGTAGTGGTTCCATTTATGCAGCAGCCAAAG CTGCAATGAACCAAATGACGAAGAACTTGGCATGTGAGTGGGCCAAAGACAATATTAGAACCAACAGTGTTGCACCATGGTACATCAAGACTAAACTAGTGGAGCAT CTACTCAATGACAAAGATTCTCTGCAAAGGATAATTGATCGAACGCCCCTCCGCCGAGTTGGAGAGCCCGAAGAAGTGTCGTCGCTGGTCGGATATCTGTGCCTACCTGCTGCTTCTTACATAACTGGGCAGATAATTTCAGTCGATGGCGGAATGACTGTAAATGGCTTTTATCCAAGTGGGTAA
- the LOC135583297 gene encoding probable pectin methylesterase CGR2, with translation MASRRAINPSRRVADSGSIPLVSSLHQKSRNSPLVSVALVILGALLLIGYSFRGSGGFAGNKEAINIGQGVSCTSDVLQAIPILKKAYGDSMRKVLHVGPDSCAVVSKLLKEEDTEAWGVEPYDLEDADSSCKSLVRKTFVRVADIKFPLPYRPKSFSLVIVSDSLDYLSPKYLNKTLPDLARVSADGLVIFTGYPGQQRAKVSELAKFGRPAKLRSSSWWVRYFVQTGLEENEAVMKKFEEASSKSSYKPSCQIFHVSS, from the exons ATGGCGTCGAGGCGAGCGATTAATCCATCTCGACGCGTGGCTGATAGCGGAAGCATTCCGCTCGTCAGCTCACTACATCAAAAGTCAAGGAATTCGCCCCTAGTATCTGTTGCATTGGTTATTCTG GGTGCTTTACTTCTCATTGGTTACTCATTTAGAGGCTCAG GTGGATTTGCTGGTAACAAGGAAGCTATAAATATTGGTCAAG GTGTTTCCTGCACATCAGATGTTCTACAAGCTATACCTATTCTAAAGAAAGCTTATGGAGATAGCATGCGAAAGGTTTTGCATGTAGGTCCTGACTCTTGTGCGGTGGTTTCTAAACTGTTGAAAGAAGAAGATACTGAAGCATGGGGTGTGGAACCATATGATTTGGAAGATGCTGATAGCAGCTGCAAAAGCCTTGTGCGCAAAACCTTTGTGCGTGTAGCTGATATCAAGTTCCCACTACCATACAGGCCAAAATCATTCTCCCTTGTCATTGTCTCAGATTCGTTAGATTATTTATCTCCAAAGTACCTTAACAAGACCCTTCCAGACCTCGCAAGGGTTTCAGCAGATGGTCTTGTTATATTCACTG GTTATCCAGGTCAGCAGAGGGCCAAGGTTTCTGAGCTAGCAAAATTTGGAAGGCCG GCCAAATTAAGAAGTTCATCTTGGTGGGTAAGATATTTCGTTCAGACTGGCTTGGAAGAGAACGAAGCTGTTATGAAGAAGTTTGAGGAAGCTTCAAGCAAGAGTTCTTATAAACCAAGCTGCCAAATTTTTCACGTCAGCTCATAG
- the LOC104000899 gene encoding uncharacterized protein LOC104000899 — MAASTCARCIGQLSTGSFAFHIKPCTGWPWCVEEMDTAMKRLCLLALLAVAGIAGMERADGAGECGRVPVDRVAFQVVTPCGAATRDAKVVVPGRCCAAVQRFGRNPICLCAIMLSTTSKNAGVKPEIAVTIPKRCNLADRPVGYKCGDYTLP, encoded by the exons ATGGCGGCCTCCACTTGCGCTCGGTGCATCGGGCAGCTCTCCACTGGGAGCTTCGCTTTCCATATAAAGCCCTGCACCGGCTGGCCGTGGTGCGTGGAAGAGATGGACACCGCGATGAAGCGTCTCTGCCTCCTCGCGTTGCTGGCGGTGGCGGGCATCGCGGGGATGGAGAGGGCCGACGGCGCGGGGGAGTGCGGCCGGGTGCCCGTGGATAGGGTGGCGTTCCAGGTGGTGACTCCGTGCGGGGCGGCGACAAGGGACGCCAAGGTGGTGGTGCCGGGGAGGTGCTGCGCGGCGGTGCAGAGATTCGGCCGTAACCCCATCTGCCTCTGCGCTATCATGCTGTCGACCACATCGAAGAATGCCGGCGTCAAGCCCGAGATCGCCGTTACCATCCCCAAGCGCTGCAACCTCGCGGACAGGCCGGTGGGCTACAAATGTGGAG ATTACACACTGCCGTGA